The genomic interval gaaattcttcactcagagggaggtgaggcactggagcaggttgccgAGAGACCTTATAGATGCCCCACCCCTGAAGCTGTTCAAGAGCAGGctagatgaggccctgggcaacctgatctataGGGGGGCATCCCTGCTTATGGccaggggtttggaactagatgacctttaaggtcccttccaacatgagccattctatgattcgaTGGTCTCATAATCTATGCCTCAAGCATGACTccttgtgatggttttactaGGGTGGGcaaccgagctccaccacaaccactctcacactccccctcctcaaagaggaacagggagaaaatacgatgaagggttgagataggggctcaagggttgagataaggggcttaagggttgagataaggggctcaagggttgagataaggacaaggagatcgcgcagtaattattgtgatgggcaaaacagactcagcatagagagATAGTAAGAgttattgcctattactaatgagctagagaagtgagaaacaaaggaaaaaaaaacaaaagtaccttccccccccatccaccctcttccacctcctccccccgagcaggggaacgggggagtgggggttatggtcagtctatagaaattcttctctgccactcctcgATCACTCTCGTTCCCTGTGCTGTGtggtccctcccacgggatgcagtccttgccaaactgatctggcgtgggcttcccacaaggcagcagctcttcaagaactgctccagatatgggtccgtaccatggaGTCCATTCcttgggagcacactgctccaacctgggtcccccacgggcagcagctcctgccaggtcacctgctcctgcgtgggctcctctccacgggctgcaggtccggcccggaatctgctccggcaggggtcttccacaggccgcagtctccgtcggtgcagggccacctgctccaccgtggtctcctccacgggctgcagcgtagaaccctgctccaccgtggtactccatgggctgcagggggacatcctgcttcaccatgggcctcaccacaggccgcaggggacttctgctccggcgcctggagcacctcttcccctccttctccactgaccttggcgcctacaaggctgttcctcactcctctcactctcccagctgctgtgtggtgcagcgttttttttttttccctgtcttaaatctgctctcacagaggtgcaaagaacatcacttattggctcagctctggtcagcagtggggccctcaccaaacatggggcagcttctagatccttctcacagaagacacccctatggccccctgctaccaaaaccttgccacataaacccactacactccCATCCAATCAGCCTTCCTGTGGTCTATCACCTAACCAGAACAAAAGGTGCCTCGCCATCATCTTCAGTGCCTTGTGCATGCTTCTGACCTTTACGGTCCTTATCTGTACCACATTCCTGCTGCTGGTCTGTCAGCTTgagagacagaagtgacctccCAGCCTCCTTCACAGCTGTGTGCCTCCTGCAGGCCCAGCAGATCCTGAGGCACACCTGACCTCATCACAGCATTCCCATCCAGCTTCTCCTTTGATCTGATCACATACCTTTCACCTCACATGCCTCTTCCAAAGCCATGTACTGCTGCAGGTTCTCACAGTCCATGACCTGCCCCAAGAGAATAAACAGCTTAAGTTAGGGATAGGAGTGGGGTTAAAGCTGAGATGTGCTGTGTGCATGCTGGAGGGCTTTGGGAGTTAGGTGTTCAGGTTAATGTTTAGGGATTAGAGATCAACCTCCAGGGTCAAGGGAATGGCAAGAACATTGAGGAAGGGATTGGTTTTCTACTCAAGGATCCTGCTCAAAGTTTAGGATAAAGACAAGCTTTGAGGCTTTTAGTTTAGGTCTGGGTTGGGGGCTAAGGCGAAGTCTGGCATTTTACTCCTTGGTTAGGCTTAATCATCCTTCTGCTTGCCCTTCTGCTAGAAGATGGGTTTGACATCTGCCTTTTCCAAGTTCCAAGGAATGTCTTTGATCAATTTATCCTTACCAAGGTCTTTGAGATAGGTCATATGATGACATCTGCAGCTCCACTAGCACCTCTTTCACCCTTCCAAAAACCACCTCTAAGCAACTTTGGATCCAAAATGTAGACTATGAAAACAAAGACCATGAGTATCACCATGGCACTGCAGGAGAGCTCCAGAAATGGGGCAAAACCACAGAAGGGGTCTATGACACTGGGGCCACAGCACTGTAGCTGGGAGGAGTATAAATAATTACTGTACATGAGAGAAATTCCCCTGGTTCAGGTACAGCTGCCTTCTGGAGTCAGGCCTTCCACTTCATGAGCCTTGAAGAGAACAGGGATAGCAGGGCTGACCATAGGACATGGTCCCAGCAGGAAGCACTCCGGTCATGCAGAAGGTGCAGCTGATAGTACTCCCACCTCTGTGAGAAAAGGGGGTGCTGTCCCCAGTCAGAAAGCTGGCCAGCATCTGGCACAGGCTGGTGGAGCTGTACAAGGTCTGCAAGGAGGACATATCTCCCCAAGGAAGAAAGCCACTGGCATCTACAGGTGTttgcctgcagccaccagcacaaTGGTGAGGGTGTTCCACATCCCGGTCACCATGCTGGTCAtgcaaaagaggaagaaaagatttgtGTATGGGTAGAGTATCGTCCAGATGGACAGCTGGGGAAACTCAACAAATGGTGTCTTAGTGTcccattcccctttcttcaTGGAAACCCTTTCAGAACATTCTGGTCCCCCCTCTCTTGTTAGGATTGCAAGGAGCAAGAAGTTTCTTTCTCAGTTCCTAAAAGAAATGTTGAAGGGTGTTCAAAAGGTTAAAATTATCCGTGCCTCTCATGGCTGAGGTGTGCTACCGCaccatggaaaaggaaagggttAAGGGAGGGAATCATTTGTAATGTTGTCAGAAAACCACACTATCTAGCACAAATCATActtctaaaatgcatttctccCATGTTCAGAGAGGGTAGTCGGTGATAATTTCAGTCTGCTTCAAACACCACACCCCAGGAGAGACCCTgctgcctggagaagctgtcAGCCCCAAGGCCCTGAGGACACCTTGAGGGAGCCCAATGGCACAGAGCAAGCGATGCCATGGTCGGGTGAtatgctgctgagctgggccggcccaaggggagctcctggcaagcaggcagtgctgcagagagatagctctgcccaggagcagctcctctgcacagcgcagcagggctgggggctctgaccGCAGGAGGCacggggagaggagagaaggagagagggctTGGAGGCAGTGAGGAGCACAACAACAGAGGGCAACGTGTGGCAGGACTCTTGACATTGTGAGTCTCTGGCAGCAGGGCAATTCAGGTGGGATTGCCAAAGGGATCTTCTACAGCTGGCACTTCCAATGGCTGAATGCATCTCTCAGGATGGGTCTCACTCAGCTTGTAATGAGGACTAGAAAATGCTTTAGAGAATGGCATTTATGAGGGGGCATTTCTGGAGGAAGACCAAGTCTTGGTTAATCTGAAGATAAAGGTTTTTTTACAGTTGTGTACTTTCAGATTCCTGCTGAGGAGGGAAGGCAGGTTTCATGGCAATGGATTTTCTGGACTGTAGAGGAGACTGAGATTCCTAGAGTATTGCACTAAGAGATTAATGTGTCAGCAATGAACTTGATAAAGTCCTTTCAGTCACTACAGCTGCAAGACTGCACCAGCATCATGTGTGTGGTCTCCTCAGTATTTACCGGAGTTTCTGTTTAGGAGCTGCAACCCCATGGACAGGGCCCTGTACTCAGGAGtcctctgcagggcagagctgagcacacagCTTGTGGGATGGGTACTATGAGCATGGACAGGGAGGAGACGTGGGGACACAGaaccagctcccagcagggacatgggcaggcagcagggacatggAAAGGCGGTgaaagggagctgctgccagaaatGCTGTGTGAGGGTGGGCTCAGGCACCTCCCTGCCATCCCCTGCAGGGCAGGCACCTTCCCTGGGACaccccctgctctcctctcccaccagcacagcttCTGCCCTCAAGTCCCGGtgtccccagcaggagctgcctcctctgcaggcagagctgcagcacaggaggggctgctgagggtctGTCCCTCCCTGGCCTtgcctcccctggcagcagcacactgGCATTCCTCCTGGCTTCTCcacctggccctgctgctgctggtcttcTTTCCAGGCTGGCTGCAGATGGGGGTTTTGTATGCACATGGAGTGAGCTCTCGGTGTGCTGGGGGAAAGGGGAGTACGGGGACagggtgaggggtctggagatgTGCACTGTGAGCCTGGATTCCTTTGCTCCCAACAGTGTCCAGGTTCTGTAGGTACTGCAACAGGCACCgcagggaagtggtcacagcactgaggcTGCCAGAATTCAACAAATATTTGGTCTACCCACTCAGGGGTATGGACTGATTTTTGGGTGTTCACGTACAGGTTCAGGGGTGGGATTCGGTGATCCTTGTGGAACCCTTCCAagtcaggatattctatgattctgcgaCTCTAGGAACATACAGGAGCAGAATTGTCCTGTAGATCAAAGAtctgccagcacagggcagctgtGACCAGCTGTGATGGACAGACTGGCTCTCGTCTCTGAAGGGCACTCTGCTCTAAAAAGGCAGTATCTGTGACTCTGAGACACAACAAGGTTTCACTTGGAGTGCAGCAGAAATGCCCAGGATTTATGCCATAGGAAAAGAATCCCAATGGCCCTGCTCTGCAGTTGGATGAACTGGAAGCAACAATATGGAAAAAGTCTTTATTATCAGGTGACTGAATCTGGGATTACCCAATGTTCCTCTTCACCTCCTTGTGTAGGACAGGACTGACTCCTGCACTGCCTAGAGCAGAgtcccctgctcccaggggcACTACCAGGCAGCATCAATCAGAACTCCTGAAATGGACCTGCCAAATGTGTGCCTGAAAGGGGACAAGTGTTTAGGGGTGTTAAGAGAAACATGGAACAAGTTTGTCTCAGATAAGTATTCTTActtattaatacatttttcctccttggGCAGGACTCCATTCCCAGAAACTCCaaatgcccaacagcagctctgtgactgaattcctcctgctggcattcgcagacacacgggagctgcagctcctgcacttcgcgctcttcctgggcatctacctggctgccctcctgggcaacggcctcatcctcactgccGTAGCCTGcgaccaccacctccacacccccatgtacttcttcctcctcaaccttgCACTGCTCGACCTGGGatccatctccaccactctccctaaagccatggccaatgccctctggaacaccagggccatctcctatcaaGGATGTGCTGCACAAGTCCTCTTTTTAGTCTTCTTCATTGGAGCAGAGTTTTCCCTTCTCACTGTCATGGCCTATGACCGCTatgttgccatctgcaagcccctgcactacgggagcctcctgggcagcagagcttgtgcccagatggcagcagctgcctggggcagtggctttctcaatgctgCCCTGCATAcggccaatacattttccctgcccctctgccaaggcaatgctgtggaccagttcttctgtgaaatcccccagatcctcaagctctcctgctcaaaTGCCTACCTCAGGGGAGTTGGAGTAGTATTTAGTATGTCTGTATTATTTggttgttctgttttcattgtgttgtcctatgtgcagatccTCAGGGCAGTGttgaggatgccctctgagcagggccggcacaaaaccttttccacgtgcctcccccacctggccgtggtctcccTCTTTATCAGCACCGCTatgtttgcctacctgaagcctCCCTCgatctcctccccatccctggacctAGTGatggcagttctgtactcagTTCTACCTCCAGCAGTGAatcccctcatctacagcatgaggaaccaggaatTAAGGAAAGCAGTGAGGACACTGCTAGAATACACAATTATACAGCACATTCACCTATAATAGTATGCATAAAATCAAAAATGCTATGTTTTCTCAGgaaattttaagaattttaagaatttgttttttagtatttgtctctattattattttcactaaCTATTGTTTCTGACAGAAATAATATTCTTATCCTCCTACTTGTTAATCATTAACCTATAGATCATGGTTTCCTGTGTAGATAAACCCAATAAGGAAGCTATCAGAAATTCAGTCTTCTCAGCTGCCATCTCTTCCCATCTCCTCAGGGGTTGAGGGAGCATCCCCAGCACACAAGAAGGGCTCAGGGCCAGGAGCCCAGCTGCCACATGGACAAACAGCCCCGGTGGCTCTTGGGGCTGCCCCTCACTGcccgctgggctctgcctctctgctgccttcgggtcagggctgctgcttccctggagccatggccatggccagcagcaggatgtgGCCTTTTCACTGCTGCACTCTTTTCGCTTCAACATTATGCTTCTTGTATTTGTATAAGCCCTGATATCTCATGTACCTTGGTGACAGTCCTGTTATCTCTGCAGTGACATCCCtgtcccagcaggcagcagcaggcactgtgCAGCCCTGGGTCACAGCTGGCCTCCCTGctagcagcacagaaacaaaaggggCTGCTTAGGGCAAACCCAGAAGCCCGGTCACCTTTTCCAAAGCTGCTGCCAGGAATACAGCCAAGGGGTTGctccctgctcttctgttttcgGGGGTTCTTCATGGAGTCCCAGAGTGGTCTGTGAGGGACCAAGGGCAGGACTAAGAGCTCCCATTATGGCGGGACCATGGACAGGACTAAGAGCTCCCGTTATGGCGGCATTGCTTAAGGAGCTGACAACTGGTCTTAGACTCATCTGCATGGGACTCTGTCCCCTGCAGTGGGGTTGATGGCCAATGACAGCCTGGCGAGGAATCTGGAGCTTTCAGGAGATGTCAGGGGATCTCCAGGGACAAGGAGCTCAGTGGGTAGTGCTTAGAACCTCATAAAATGACCGTACAAGGTAGTGTCTGGTAACAAAAAAGGTGAATCTGAGGAGTGCACTGGCTCCTCAGATTGGTCAGGC from Oxyura jamaicensis isolate SHBP4307 breed ruddy duck unplaced genomic scaffold, BPBGC_Ojam_1.0 oxyUn_random_OJ142, whole genome shotgun sequence carries:
- the LOC118158783 gene encoding olfactory receptor 14C36-like, with translation MPNSSSVTEFLLLAFADTRELQLLHFALFLGIYLAALLGNGLILTAVACDHHLHTPMYFFLLNLALLDLGSISTTLPKAMANALWNTRAISYQGCAAQVLFLVFFIGAEFSLLTVMAYDRYVAICKPLHYGSLLGSRACAQMAAAAWGSGFLNAALHTANTFSLPLCQGNAVDQFFCEIPQILKLSCSNAYLRGVGVVFSMSVLFGCSVFIVLSYVQILRAVLRMPSEQGRHKTFSTCLPHLAVVSLFISTAMFAYLKPPSISSPSLDLVMAVLYSVLPPAVNPLIYSMRNQELRKAVRTLLEYTIIQHIHL